In Xenopus laevis strain J_2021 chromosome 2S, Xenopus_laevis_v10.1, whole genome shotgun sequence, a genomic segment contains:
- the LOC108709611 gene encoding uncharacterized protein LOC108709611, whose amino-acid sequence MPLCIVSGCNNKCNKETYAKAVIMHTFPKNIEDIKIWLLQTGQDFGDIEKFAQRIVDTRRNAPFRLCSDHFTPDSYIISSHNSKKTLKMDALPTLFPNSREACDTAITPALKKAKREILDNSSQSTQRIQRLPSMTDASTSTAVTVMRDVGTRTDMYHKMRNISTHTNPWHGVKNATCNTDPRHGKATVTTCTDPHLGMQDVGTMVNIRMMDAFTSTDSPSTFENKSCQWPEYEQNSVAELWKVQQDHDYSGHDYENPRAHSTPKKRPLVCKGADVQQSVPDTTSESLICSEELSKDLDYSPNSTINTNDATLHIQEKTDEDIVQERKFLVFESCLDELLLNLYCSCGLKICRTDKYVQGTFVSVNGYCYNEHKIHLWDSQPLKGSIPTGNVLSAAALLFSGGNYNRVREMASLLGMPFISQSTYYRYQRHLLFPAIDIHWQKERQSLHEQIKDTPLYFAGDGQCDSPGYNAKYCAIRYNDIAKLSMSQCDSLK is encoded by the coding sequence ATGCCACTATGCATTGTATCTGGCTGCAATAACAAATGCAACAAAGAGACATATGCAAAAGCAGTAATAATGCATACTTTTCCAAAAAACATTGAGGATATCAAAATATGGCTTCTGCAGACAGGACAAGATTTTGGAGATATTgaaaaatttgcacaaagaatagTAGACACTAGAAGAAATGCTCCATTTCGCTTATGTTCTGACCACTTTACACCAGATAGCTATATCATAAGTAGTCataactcaaaaaaaaccctgaaaatggaTGCATTACCAACCTTATTTCCTAATAGCAGAGAAGCCTGTGACACAGCAATAACTCCTGCTTTGAAGAAGGCCAAAAGAGAGATACTGGACAATTCCTCTCAAAGTACGCAAAGAATACAGCGTTTACCAAGTATGACTGATGCCAGCACATCTACAGCAGTGACTGTTATGAGAGATGTCGGCACTAGAACTGATATGTACCATAAAATGAGAAACATTAGTACACATACAAACCCCTGGCATGGAGTCAAAAATGCAACTTGCAATACAGATCCAAGACATGGAAAGGCTACTGTGACTACATGTACTGACCCGCACTTAGGAATGCAGGATGTTGGTACCATGGTGAATATAAGAATGATGGATGCCTTCACATCAACAGATTCTCCTTCGACTTTTGAAAATAAATCTTGTCAATGGCCAGAATATGAGCAAAATAGTGTTGCAGAACTATGGAAGGTTCAGCAGGATCATGATTACTCTGGGCATGATTATGAGAATCCCAGGGCTCACTCAACACCCAAAAAAAGGCCACTTGTCTGCAAAGGGGCAGATGTACAGCAGAGTGTACCAGACACAACATCAGAGTCACTGATATGTTCTGAGGAATTATCAAAAGATTTAGACTACAGTCCGAACAGTACTATAAATACTAATGATGCAACATTACACATACAAGAGAAAACAGATGAAGATATTGTACAGGAAAGGAAATTTTTAGTGTTTGAATCCTGTCTTGATGAACTGCTACTAAATCTATACTGCTCATGTGGTCTGAAAATTTGCAGAACAGATAAGTATGTGCAGGGTACATTTGTGTCTGTTAATGGTTACTGTTATAATGAACACAAAATTCACCTATGGGATAGCCAGCCACTGAAAGGGTCTATCCCTACAGGAAATGTACTTTCTGCTGCAGCTTTGCTGTTCAGTGGAGGAAATTACAACAGAGTTAGAGAAATGGCCTCTCTTTTGGGCATGCCATTTATTTCGCAGTCTACATATTACAGATACCAGCGCCATCTGCTTTTCCCAGCAATTGACATTCATTGGCAAAAAGAACGCCAGTCTCTGCATGAACAAATAAAAGATACACCTCTGTATTTTGCTGGCGACGGACAATGTGATAGCCCAGGCTATAATGCTAAATATTGTGCGATAAGATATAACGATATAGCAAAACTTAGCATGTCACAATGCGATTCCCTCAAATAG